A portion of the Oscillospiraceae bacterium genome contains these proteins:
- a CDS encoding head decoration protein — translation MAEKMLSEKLGEVEYDGLIAGVNPKKRVGPGVIAGPEAETTFVRGTVFAKSAKDGKLHILGTEASGGDTLTADCILIEDVTMKASMDETVAVYLAGCFNPDKLTVKDSYTMTEADKDALRMRDIVLLPVVEM, via the coding sequence ATGGCTGAAAAAATGCTGAGTGAAAAGCTGGGCGAGGTTGAGTACGACGGCCTGATCGCAGGCGTGAACCCGAAAAAGCGCGTCGGCCCCGGCGTGATTGCTGGCCCGGAAGCAGAAACCACCTTTGTGCGTGGCACGGTGTTTGCCAAGAGCGCAAAGGATGGAAAGCTGCACATTCTGGGAACCGAGGCGTCCGGCGGCGATACTCTGACCGCTGACTGCATCCTGATTGAGGATGTGACTATGAAGGCCAGCATGGATGAAACCGTTGCAGTCTATCTGGCAGGCTGTTTCAACCCGGACAAGCTGACCGTCAAGGACAGCTACACCATGACCGAGGCAGACAAAGACGCACTGCGGATGCGGGACATCGTTCTGCTGCCTGTGGTCGAAATGTAA
- a CDS encoding Clp protease ClpP: MREHKCNSKPLFLNGAAATPASPSNKKFWEFRNAAETGGTAELLLYGDISRTSWWGDEVTPQAFAADLATIPAMDDLTVRICSGGGDVWAAQAIGAMLENRLGTVTAQIEGICASAATIVASHCKVVKAAEDATYMIHPIKVNPNGFVDMEGLKQLMDALTVMRTNVLNQYAKKTGHTVEEVAAWMDATSWWTAAEAKENGFIDEITESNQTAKIENRNGALFVNSIAVPGTFDDAPEFVRNRAVVAPATTEGFVNNTDPAGKPDKNDGGNDMEFKNADELRNGCPDLVKEIVDEAHAEAQKQERDRLAAIDEIADAVPSDLVAEAKYGDKACSAEQLAYRAALDAKKKGHKLLDDTEDDADTSGANSVGGAAPDGVSGTGTKNKNQTDAEKRAMVKNLFHPKKEG; the protein is encoded by the coding sequence TTGCGGGAGCACAAGTGCAACAGCAAACCGCTGTTCCTCAACGGAGCGGCGGCGACCCCGGCAAGTCCGAGTAACAAGAAGTTTTGGGAGTTCCGCAATGCAGCCGAGACCGGCGGCACGGCGGAACTTCTGCTTTACGGTGATATTAGCCGTACGAGCTGGTGGGGTGATGAAGTGACCCCGCAGGCGTTCGCCGCAGACCTTGCGACGATTCCGGCTATGGATGACCTGACTGTCCGTATTTGCAGCGGCGGCGGGGATGTCTGGGCCGCACAAGCCATTGGCGCAATGTTGGAAAACAGGCTTGGCACGGTGACAGCGCAAATCGAAGGTATCTGTGCCAGCGCGGCGACCATCGTCGCCAGCCATTGCAAAGTGGTCAAGGCGGCAGAGGATGCAACCTACATGATCCACCCCATCAAGGTAAACCCGAACGGGTTTGTGGACATGGAGGGCTTGAAGCAGCTCATGGATGCACTGACCGTGATGCGCACCAATGTCTTGAACCAGTATGCGAAAAAGACAGGACACACCGTCGAAGAAGTGGCGGCGTGGATGGACGCTACATCGTGGTGGACGGCGGCAGAAGCAAAAGAAAATGGCTTCATCGACGAAATCACGGAAAGCAACCAGACTGCAAAAATCGAAAACAGGAATGGTGCGCTGTTTGTCAACAGCATTGCCGTTCCGGGCACATTTGATGATGCCCCTGAATTTGTACGAAACCGCGCCGTGGTGGCCCCTGCCACGACTGAGGGTTTTGTAAATAACACTGACCCGGCAGGAAAGCCGGACAAGAACGATGGAGGTAACGACATGGAGTTCAAGAACGCAGATGAACTGCGCAACGGCTGTCCTGATCTGGTGAAAGAGATTGTGGACGAAGCCCATGCGGAGGCACAGAAGCAGGAGCGTGATCGTTTGGCTGCCATTGACGAGATCGCGGATGCAGTCCCGTCCGATCTGGTGGCCGAGGCAAAGTATGGTGACAAGGCTTGTTCTGCGGAGCAGCTTGCTTACCGTGCGGCGCTGGATGCAAAGAAGAAGGGCCACAAACTGCTGGATGATACCGAAGATGATGCAGATACCAGCGGCGCAAACAGCGTTGGCGGTGCTGCCCCGGACGGTGTCTCTGGCACTGGCACGAAAAACAAGAACCAGACCGACGCCGAAAAGCGTGCGATGGTCAAGAACCTGTTCCACCCGAAGAAGGAGGGCTAA
- a CDS encoding phage portal protein has protein sequence MGFFDTLLTAIAPERAVKRVAAQTAIRAINSGYSNYGASLHKKSMRGWMWHGGSPKEDIEDNLRVLRERSRDAYMGVPLATGAIKTMRTNVVCGGLTPTPQIDNAFLGISDEEAQKINEQIAREFALWANKPTCDADRIDNFYMLQQLAFTGFLLNGDSWAVLQNKKTPGVPYDLRVRIIEADRICSPAFMDILSPTDINEHHVEKIVQGVETDADGMVIAYWVCDRHPLASTSVTGLTASHWTRVEAYGKKTGRQNVLCLMQRERAGQLRGVPLLAPVLESLKQLGRFTDAELTAAVISAMFTVFIKKSDQSDEVPFGEMLPPDVQVDTPDKTSVELAPGAFIDLNPGEEVQFADPKHPTTGFEAFMNAIVKQMAAALEIPSEVLYKQFSTSYSAARGALNEFWRTTGMHRDWFADSFCQPVYEAWFREAVCKGRIKAPGFLTNPAVAAAYMNCNWNGPARTNLNPKDEAEAAQMRVNSGFSTAAQETAQMTGGSYEANMRQRKAEAALKREVDEIAGAQVQQQTAVPQRSGGDPGKSE, from the coding sequence ATGGGATTCTTCGATACCCTGCTCACGGCGATTGCCCCGGAGCGGGCAGTAAAACGTGTTGCCGCACAGACGGCAATACGGGCAATCAATTCGGGATATTCCAACTATGGCGCAAGTCTGCACAAGAAATCTATGCGGGGCTGGATGTGGCACGGTGGAAGCCCGAAAGAGGACATCGAAGATAATCTTCGCGTCCTGAGAGAGCGGAGCAGGGACGCTTATATGGGCGTCCCGCTGGCAACCGGTGCCATCAAGACCATGCGCACCAATGTAGTGTGCGGCGGTCTGACACCGACACCGCAGATCGACAACGCATTTTTGGGTATTTCAGACGAGGAAGCCCAGAAAATCAATGAACAAATCGCAAGAGAATTTGCTCTGTGGGCCAATAAGCCGACCTGTGATGCAGACCGCATCGACAATTTCTATATGTTGCAGCAGTTGGCATTTACGGGATTTCTGCTGAATGGTGATTCATGGGCAGTCCTGCAGAACAAAAAGACGCCCGGTGTACCGTATGACCTGCGTGTGCGGATCATCGAAGCCGACCGCATTTGTTCTCCTGCGTTTATGGACATCCTTTCGCCGACGGACATTAACGAGCATCATGTTGAAAAGATCGTGCAAGGTGTTGAAACCGATGCAGACGGCATGGTCATTGCGTACTGGGTTTGCGACCGGCACCCGCTGGCGTCTACCAGCGTGACGGGATTGACGGCCTCGCACTGGACAAGAGTGGAAGCCTACGGCAAAAAGACCGGGCGGCAGAATGTTCTCTGTCTGATGCAGCGCGAACGTGCCGGTCAGCTGCGCGGCGTACCACTGCTGGCACCGGTGCTGGAAAGCCTGAAACAGCTTGGGCGTTTTACGGACGCAGAGCTGACAGCCGCGGTGATCTCCGCGATGTTCACAGTGTTTATCAAGAAGTCGGATCAATCTGACGAGGTGCCGTTTGGCGAAATGCTTCCCCCGGATGTGCAGGTAGATACGCCTGATAAGACCAGTGTGGAGCTGGCACCGGGCGCGTTTATCGACCTGAACCCCGGAGAGGAAGTGCAGTTCGCAGACCCGAAGCACCCAACGACCGGGTTTGAAGCGTTCATGAACGCCATTGTAAAGCAGATGGCGGCGGCGTTGGAAATTCCGTCTGAGGTGCTGTACAAGCAGTTCAGCACCAGCTATTCTGCAGCCCGCGGCGCTTTGAATGAATTTTGGAGAACCACGGGAATGCACCGAGACTGGTTCGCGGATTCTTTCTGCCAGCCGGTCTATGAGGCATGGTTCCGGGAAGCCGTGTGCAAGGGACGGATCAAAGCGCCGGGCTTCCTGACAAACCCGGCGGTTGCAGCGGCCTACATGAACTGCAACTGGAATGGCCCGGCAAGAACAAACCTGAACCCCAAGGATGAAGCCGAAGCAGCCCAGATGCGGGTGAACAGCGGATTCTCCACGGCGGCACAGGAAACCGCTCAGATGACGGGCGGAAGCTATGAGGCAAATATGCGGCAGCGGAAAGCCGAAGCCGCACTGAAACGGGAGGTGGACGAAATTGCGGGAGCACAAGTGCAACAGCAAACCGCTGTTCCTCAACGGAGCGGCGGCGACCCCGGCAAGTCCGAGTAA
- a CDS encoding DUF6148 family protein → MAGITLETAQKQLDLWIAAEEKVTHGQSYQIGNRSLTYADLTQIGKRIDYWSNKVTELSQQRKGRNRMGHFVPRDL, encoded by the coding sequence ATGGCAGGAATTACGCTGGAAACGGCACAGAAACAGCTTGACCTTTGGATTGCCGCCGAGGAAAAGGTGACACACGGGCAAAGCTACCAGATCGGCAACAGGTCATTGACCTACGCAGACCTGACGCAGATTGGAAAGCGGATTGATTATTGGTCGAACAAGGTGACGGAACTTTCTCAGCAGAGAAAGGGACGGAACCGGATGGGGCATTTTGTGCCGCGTGACCTGTAA
- a CDS encoding phage terminase large subunit family protein: MKLEPQTVELFAEVLSKLRPPPPLTVSQWADRYRVLSAESSAEPGRWHTEKAPYQRAIMDAIGDPHVRSVVVMSAAQIGKTDAFILNPLGYYMDYAPCPVMCMQPTLDMGQTLSKDRIAPMIRDTPRLTGLVDTKSRYAGNTVMKKNFPGGHITIVGANSPSSLASRPIKVLLADEIDRYPKSAGTEGDPLDLAKKRQTTFWDYKTVMVSTPTIKGDSRIEDAYLLSTQEEWNVPCPECGAYQPFLWENVKFDKDDLDKGIGYVCRECGCVSNEYRWKEQGKYGKYVAANPGAESRGFHLNTLASTFVGWKEIVTKFIEAKIALDHGNPEQMKVWVNTELGETWEERGIQLEDIELFNRREIYAAEVPDDVLYLTAGVDVQDDRFEVEVVGWGEGTESWGVRYQKIFGDMLSDQVWDDLDNFLLRTWHKADGTAYPLLATCIDSGGHHTDEVYRFAKERLNRRIFAIKGMGGAGVPFIRNPSKNNRVRADLFILGVDAGKTTIYQRLEVKTPGPNYCHFPSNEEAGYTEEYFKGLTAEKKVVRFVKGHLKEYWEIKDKEHKRNEPLDLRNYATAALAISRPVLKKPDADGTPAQPVKKSRGRRQLSGGI, encoded by the coding sequence GTGAAACTTGAACCGCAGACCGTGGAACTGTTCGCCGAGGTTCTAAGCAAACTACGCCCGCCGCCGCCCCTGACAGTCAGCCAGTGGGCGGACAGATACCGGGTGTTGTCCGCAGAATCCAGCGCAGAACCGGGGCGGTGGCACACCGAGAAAGCCCCGTATCAGCGGGCTATCATGGATGCCATCGGTGATCCTCACGTCCGTTCTGTCGTCGTCATGTCGGCGGCGCAGATCGGAAAGACGGATGCTTTCATTCTGAACCCGCTGGGCTACTACATGGACTATGCACCCTGCCCGGTGATGTGTATGCAGCCTACCCTTGACATGGGGCAGACGCTCTCAAAAGACCGTATCGCTCCCATGATCCGGGACACGCCCCGGCTTACCGGTCTGGTGGATACCAAAAGCCGGTACGCTGGAAATACCGTCATGAAGAAGAACTTCCCCGGCGGGCACATCACCATTGTTGGCGCAAACAGCCCGTCGAGCCTTGCCAGCCGCCCCATCAAAGTGCTGCTGGCGGACGAGATCGACCGCTACCCCAAGAGCGCAGGAACAGAGGGCGACCCTCTTGATCTGGCAAAGAAACGCCAGACGACCTTTTGGGATTACAAGACCGTCATGGTCAGCACGCCCACCATCAAGGGAGACAGCCGCATTGAGGACGCCTACCTACTTTCTACACAAGAAGAATGGAACGTGCCTTGCCCGGAATGTGGGGCATACCAGCCGTTCCTTTGGGAGAATGTCAAGTTCGACAAAGACGACCTCGACAAGGGAATTGGATATGTCTGCAGGGAATGCGGCTGTGTATCAAATGAATACCGCTGGAAAGAGCAGGGGAAATACGGTAAGTATGTTGCCGCCAATCCCGGTGCAGAATCCAGAGGCTTCCACCTGAACACGCTGGCTTCAACCTTTGTTGGCTGGAAAGAGATCGTGACGAAGTTCATCGAAGCGAAAATTGCCCTCGATCATGGCAACCCGGAACAAATGAAGGTCTGGGTGAACACAGAGTTGGGCGAGACGTGGGAGGAACGCGGCATTCAGTTGGAGGACATCGAGCTGTTCAACCGCCGCGAAATCTACGCCGCAGAGGTGCCGGATGATGTTCTGTACCTCACTGCTGGTGTTGACGTGCAGGATGATCGCTTTGAAGTTGAAGTGGTCGGCTGGGGCGAGGGCACAGAGAGCTGGGGCGTTCGCTACCAGAAAATCTTCGGCGATATGCTTTCGGATCAGGTATGGGACGATCTGGACAACTTTCTACTTCGGACATGGCACAAGGCAGACGGAACGGCATACCCGCTGTTGGCGACCTGCATTGATTCCGGTGGACACCACACCGATGAAGTTTACCGGTTTGCAAAGGAACGGCTCAACCGGCGCATCTTTGCCATTAAGGGCATGGGCGGCGCAGGAGTGCCGTTTATCCGCAACCCGTCCAAGAACAATCGTGTTCGGGCAGACCTGTTCATTCTGGGCGTTGATGCGGGCAAAACGACCATCTATCAGCGTTTGGAAGTCAAGACGCCCGGCCCGAACTACTGCCACTTCCCGTCAAATGAGGAAGCAGGCTACACCGAAGAATACTTCAAGGGCCTAACAGCTGAGAAGAAAGTGGTGCGGTTCGTCAAGGGTCATTTGAAAGAATACTGGGAAATCAAAGATAAAGAGCATAAACGAAACGAGCCGCTGGATTTGCGCAATTACGCAACCGCGGCTCTTGCTATTTCTCGCCCTGTGCTGAAAAAACCGGATGCAGACGGAACGCCTGCCCAGCCGGTCAAGAAATCACGGGGCCGTCGTCAGCTTTCGGGAGGTATCTAA
- the terS gene encoding phage terminase small subunit has protein sequence MPKRNDKRDTAKAEYIKRRRSGEKVNLKDLAKKLGVTYGTVRNWKRIDQWDDAVERKRGGQPGNKNSRGKRNAKGNPGGGAPNGNTNAEKDGAYSTVHLERLSQEERDWLDQMPTGANENNIYELKLLRIQQRHIMERIAEYESCDPEKLFTASITDMRKPGKDKDGKQADGAVQKMVMDNKDSAFVRVTQLREALNKVSGRIISLTTQIRQQEEFEKRYALELERLDIAKMRATGEVDVDPEGGTEDETVHD, from the coding sequence ATGCCGAAGCGGAACGACAAGCGCGACACCGCCAAGGCTGAGTACATCAAGCGGCGGCGGTCGGGCGAGAAAGTAAATCTCAAAGACCTTGCCAAAAAGCTGGGCGTGACATACGGAACCGTCCGCAACTGGAAACGCATTGACCAATGGGACGATGCGGTGGAGCGCAAGCGCGGGGGACAGCCCGGAAACAAAAACAGCCGGGGCAAGAGGAATGCCAAGGGCAATCCCGGCGGCGGTGCGCCGAACGGAAACACCAACGCAGAGAAGGACGGTGCATATAGCACGGTTCACCTTGAACGTTTGAGCCAAGAGGAACGGGACTGGCTGGATCAAATGCCGACCGGTGCAAACGAGAACAACATTTATGAGTTGAAGCTGCTTCGGATTCAGCAGCGGCACATCATGGAACGGATCGCAGAGTATGAAAGCTGCGACCCGGAAAAGCTGTTCACTGCATCCATCACCGATATGCGAAAACCGGGAAAGGACAAAGACGGGAAGCAGGCGGACGGAGCTGTGCAGAAGATGGTCATGGATAACAAGGACAGTGCCTTTGTTCGAGTGACCCAGCTGCGGGAGGCCCTGAACAAGGTCTCCGGCAGAATTATTTCCCTGACCACACAAATCCGTCAGCAGGAAGAATTTGAAAAACGGTACGCTCTGGAACTGGAACGCCTTGACATTGCAAAGATGCGGGCGACCGGTGAGGTGGATGTAGACCCGGAGGGAGGGACAGAGGATGAAACTGTACACGACTAA